A genomic window from Paucibacter sp. KCTC 42545 includes:
- a CDS encoding indolepyruvate ferredoxin oxidoreductase family protein produces the protein MNAPLPDHILRALETVTLDDKYALDSGRAFMSGVQALVRLPMLQRTRDAMVGLNTGGFISGYRGSPLGTYDQALQAAKKHLAKQNIVFQPGVNEELGATAVWGTQQLDLFPEKNKFDGVFGIWYGKGPGVDRCIDVFKHANMAGTAKHGGVIAVAGDDHIAKSSTAAHQSDHVFKAVGFPVFFPTSVQDILDMGLHAFAMSRFSGLWSGLKTIQEIVESSSSISVDPDRVKIIMPEDFQMPEGGLHIRWPDAPLEQEKRLMDYKWYAALAYIRANKLNYNVIETKQDRFGLIASGKAYNDTRQALHDLGLDDDTCRRLGIRLHKVNVVWPLEATITRDFAEGLQEILVIEEKRQMIEYQLKEELYNWRSDVRPHVLGKFDDHEGEGGEWSLPNPSSNWLLRPQADLTPAIIARAIAKRLKKLGVDADVMARLDARVAIIDAKENALKAEEKTAGGADRTPWFCSGCPHNTSTRVPEGSRAVAGIGCHYMVSWMPGRNTATFTQMGGEGVPWVGQSAFTNEKHIFANLGDGTYFHSGLLAIRQSIAAGVNITYKILYNDAVAMTGGQQVGERAEGHTVLQIMQSVTAEGVSKLCIVTDEPQKYQGVSLLAGVSVHHRDELDAVQRQFREIPGTSVIIYDQVCATEKRRRRKRGKLVDPVKRVLINELVCEGCGDCSVQSNCLSIEPVDTEFGRKRQINQNSCNKDYSCVKGFCPSFVTVEGGELKKPKKDKKLSPFDSAKLGAIPQPVVPNAEKAWGIVVGGVGGTGVITIGQLLGMAAHLEGKGVITQDAAGLAQKGGSTWSHIQIANKAEDLHCTKVGTAEAKLVIACDSIVAANKATLAVMREGHTYVALNTHGSPTANLVNDANWSFPGAACESAVLAAVGQSHLGMFDAEEVAVKLVGDSLYTNPLMLGYAWQQGRIPLSYAALMRAIELNNVQIDNNKIAFEWGRRCAHDLAAVQALFVATQVINIVKRPGVEELVSKRVAFLTDYQNAAYAAAYKALVDKVQAAEKPLGGSQLSEAVARYLFKLMAYKDEYEVARLHTDKRFTDKVAAQFEGDYKIIHHLAPPLLAKKNEKGELVKQQMGAWIRPAFGLLAKLKGLRGTAFDIFGHTEERKTERALIAEYRASIEAILAKGLTAERLKLAVDIARIPEEIRGYGHVKERHLKAARAKWASLMGQWQA, from the coding sequence ATGAATGCACCCCTGCCCGACCATATCTTGCGTGCGCTAGAGACCGTCACGCTGGACGATAAATACGCGCTGGACAGCGGCCGAGCCTTCATGAGCGGGGTGCAAGCCCTGGTGCGCCTGCCGATGTTGCAACGCACTCGCGACGCGATGGTGGGCCTGAACACTGGCGGTTTCATCAGCGGCTACCGCGGCTCGCCGCTGGGCACTTATGACCAAGCGCTGCAGGCTGCGAAGAAGCATCTGGCCAAGCAGAACATCGTGTTCCAGCCCGGCGTCAATGAAGAACTGGGGGCCACCGCGGTGTGGGGCACCCAGCAGCTCGACCTCTTCCCCGAGAAGAACAAATTCGACGGTGTGTTCGGCATCTGGTACGGCAAGGGCCCGGGTGTGGACCGCTGCATCGACGTGTTCAAGCACGCCAATATGGCCGGCACCGCCAAGCATGGCGGCGTGATCGCGGTGGCGGGTGATGACCACATCGCCAAGAGCTCCACCGCCGCGCACCAGAGCGACCACGTGTTCAAGGCCGTGGGCTTCCCGGTGTTCTTCCCGACCAGCGTGCAAGACATTCTGGACATGGGCTTGCACGCGTTTGCGATGAGCCGCTTCTCGGGCCTGTGGTCGGGCTTGAAGACGATTCAGGAAATCGTCGAAAGCTCTTCGTCCATCAGCGTCGATCCGGACCGCGTCAAGATCATCATGCCGGAGGACTTCCAGATGCCCGAGGGCGGCCTGCACATCCGCTGGCCCGACGCGCCGCTGGAGCAGGAAAAGCGCTTGATGGATTACAAGTGGTATGCCGCCCTGGCCTATATCCGCGCCAACAAGCTGAACTACAACGTCATCGAAACCAAGCAAGACCGCTTTGGCCTGATCGCCAGCGGCAAGGCCTATAACGACACCCGCCAGGCCCTGCATGACCTGGGCCTGGATGACGACACCTGCCGCCGCCTGGGCATCCGCCTGCACAAGGTCAATGTGGTGTGGCCGCTGGAAGCCACCATCACACGCGACTTCGCCGAAGGCCTGCAAGAAATTCTGGTGATCGAAGAGAAGCGCCAGATGATCGAATACCAGCTCAAGGAAGAGCTGTACAACTGGCGCAGCGATGTGCGCCCGCATGTGCTCGGCAAGTTCGACGACCATGAAGGCGAAGGCGGCGAGTGGAGCCTGCCCAACCCGAGCAGCAACTGGCTGCTGCGCCCGCAAGCCGACCTGACGCCGGCCATCATCGCCCGCGCCATTGCCAAGCGCCTGAAGAAGCTGGGCGTGGATGCCGATGTGATGGCGCGACTGGATGCCCGCGTGGCCATCATCGACGCCAAGGAAAACGCCCTCAAGGCCGAGGAAAAGACCGCCGGCGGCGCCGACCGCACGCCCTGGTTCTGCAGCGGCTGCCCGCACAACACCTCCACCCGCGTGCCCGAGGGCTCGCGCGCCGTGGCCGGCATCGGCTGCCACTACATGGTCAGCTGGATGCCCGGCCGCAACACCGCCACCTTCACGCAAATGGGTGGTGAGGGCGTGCCATGGGTGGGCCAGTCGGCCTTCACGAACGAGAAGCACATCTTCGCCAATCTGGGCGACGGCACCTACTTCCACAGCGGCTTGCTGGCGATCCGCCAGAGCATCGCCGCCGGCGTCAACATCACCTACAAGATTCTCTACAACGACGCCGTTGCCATGACGGGCGGCCAGCAAGTCGGTGAGCGCGCCGAAGGCCACACCGTGCTGCAAATCATGCAAAGCGTGACGGCCGAAGGTGTGAGCAAGCTTTGCATCGTGACGGACGAACCGCAGAAATACCAAGGCGTGTCCCTGCTGGCCGGCGTGAGCGTGCATCACCGCGATGAGCTTGACGCCGTGCAGCGCCAGTTCCGCGAGATCCCCGGCACCAGCGTCATCATTTACGACCAGGTCTGCGCCACCGAAAAGCGCCGCCGCCGCAAGCGGGGCAAGCTGGTGGACCCGGTCAAGCGCGTGCTCATCAACGAGCTGGTGTGCGAGGGCTGCGGCGACTGCTCGGTGCAATCGAACTGCCTGTCGATCGAGCCGGTCGACACCGAATTCGGCCGCAAGCGTCAGATCAACCAGAACAGCTGCAACAAGGACTACAGCTGCGTCAAAGGCTTCTGCCCCAGCTTCGTCACCGTGGAAGGTGGCGAGCTCAAGAAGCCCAAGAAGGACAAGAAACTCAGCCCCTTCGACAGCGCCAAGCTCGGCGCCATTCCTCAACCCGTTGTGCCAAATGCCGAGAAGGCCTGGGGCATTGTGGTGGGCGGCGTGGGCGGCACCGGCGTCATCACCATCGGCCAATTGCTGGGCATGGCTGCGCACCTCGAAGGCAAGGGCGTGATCACGCAGGACGCGGCCGGTCTGGCGCAAAAGGGTGGCAGCACCTGGAGCCATATCCAAATCGCCAACAAGGCCGAAGACCTGCACTGCACCAAGGTCGGCACGGCCGAGGCCAAGCTGGTGATCGCCTGCGACTCCATCGTTGCCGCCAACAAGGCCACCCTGGCCGTGATGCGCGAGGGGCACACCTATGTGGCGCTGAACACCCACGGCTCACCCACGGCCAATTTGGTCAATGACGCCAACTGGTCATTCCCCGGCGCCGCTTGCGAAAGCGCCGTGCTGGCCGCCGTGGGCCAAAGCCATCTGGGCATGTTTGATGCTGAGGAAGTGGCCGTCAAGCTGGTGGGCGATTCGCTCTACACCAACCCGCTGATGCTGGGCTATGCCTGGCAGCAGGGCCGCATTCCGCTGAGCTATGCCGCACTGATGCGCGCCATCGAGCTCAACAATGTGCAGATCGACAACAACAAGATCGCCTTTGAATGGGGCCGCCGCTGCGCCCATGATCTGGCCGCCGTGCAGGCCTTGTTTGTGGCCACGCAGGTCATCAACATCGTCAAGCGCCCGGGCGTGGAAGAGCTGGTGAGCAAGCGCGTCGCCTTCCTGACCGACTACCAGAACGCCGCCTACGCCGCCGCCTACAAGGCCCTGGTCGACAAGGTGCAAGCCGCCGAGAAGCCGCTGGGCGGCAGCCAGCTGAGCGAGGCCGTGGCGCGCTATCTGTTCAAGCTGATGGCCTACAAGGACGAGTACGAAGTGGCCCGCTTGCACACCGACAAGCGCTTCACCGACAAGGTGGCCGCGCAGTTCGAGGGTGACTACAAAATCATCCACCACCTCGCGCCACCGCTGCTGGCCAAGAAGAACGAAAAGGGCGAGCTGGTCAAACAGCAGATGGGCGCCTGGATCCGCCCGGCCTTTGGCCTGCTGGCCAAGCTCAAGGGCTTGCGCGGCACGGCTTTCGACATCTTCGGCCACACCGAAGAGCGCAAGACCGAGCGCGCGCTGATTGCCGAGTACCGCGCCAGCATCGAAGCCATCCTTGCCAAGGGCCTGACGGCAGAGCGCCTCAAGCTGGCCGTGGACATCGCCCGCATCCCCGAGGAAATTCGCGGTTATGGGCATGTGAAGGAGCGCCACCTCAAGGCGGCTCGCGCCAAGTGGGCGAGCTTGATGGGGCAGTGGCAGGCTTAA
- a CDS encoding MFS transporter gives MNESKLQVWLLVLCQALYVCASAIGLTLTGLVGLNLAPSQALATLPFALVTVATACSTIPVSLAMARWGRKPLFLLGALAGGVGGGLAAWAIVRGSFTLFCLAMLFQGLFQASAQYYRFAATEAAAADFKARAIGLVIGGGVLAAVLGPTLAAWARDALGPHTFAGSYLAVLGLALVSSLVLVRLQMAAPPALPAGQAATPWRRIVSRPAFVVAVANSAVAYAVMMFVMTATPLAVLGCGLSVGAAATVIQWHLFAMFAPGFFSGKLVARWGVRRVLLLGTALFGLAALPALLGLTQLHFGMALALNGLAWNLMFVGGTSLLAQGFAADSAVDRARAQAAGEFITFAAVAGASLAAGALYASQGWAAVNLLVLPLLALAVGATLWQRQVQQRAGRLAASA, from the coding sequence ATGAATGAATCCAAACTGCAAGTCTGGCTGTTGGTCTTGTGCCAAGCCCTTTATGTGTGCGCCTCGGCCATCGGCCTGACGCTGACCGGCCTGGTGGGCCTGAATCTGGCGCCCTCGCAGGCACTGGCCACCTTGCCTTTCGCCCTGGTCACGGTAGCCACGGCCTGCAGCACCATCCCGGTGTCGCTGGCGATGGCGCGCTGGGGGCGCAAGCCCTTATTCCTGCTGGGCGCCTTGGCCGGCGGCGTGGGCGGAGGTCTGGCGGCCTGGGCCATCGTGCGGGGCAGCTTCACGCTGTTTTGCTTGGCCATGCTGTTCCAGGGCTTGTTTCAGGCCAGCGCCCAGTACTACCGCTTTGCGGCCACCGAGGCAGCTGCGGCCGACTTCAAGGCCAGGGCCATTGGCCTGGTGATCGGCGGCGGCGTGCTGGCGGCCGTGCTGGGGCCCACACTGGCCGCCTGGGCGCGCGACGCGCTGGGGCCGCACACCTTTGCCGGCTCCTACCTGGCGGTGCTGGGTTTGGCGCTGGTTTCTAGCCTGGTGCTGGTCAGGCTGCAAATGGCCGCGCCCCCCGCTTTGCCGGCCGGCCAGGCCGCCACGCCCTGGCGGCGCATCGTCAGCCGCCCGGCTTTCGTCGTGGCGGTGGCCAATAGCGCGGTGGCCTATGCCGTGATGATGTTTGTGATGACGGCCACGCCCTTGGCTGTGCTGGGTTGCGGCCTGAGCGTGGGTGCAGCGGCCACGGTGATCCAGTGGCATTTGTTTGCCATGTTTGCGCCGGGCTTCTTCAGCGGCAAGCTGGTGGCGCGCTGGGGTGTGCGGCGAGTGCTGCTGCTGGGCACCGCGCTATTCGGCCTGGCTGCCTTGCCTGCCTTGCTGGGGCTGACGCAGCTTCATTTCGGCATGGCGCTGGCGCTCAATGGCCTGGCTTGGAACCTGATGTTTGTGGGCGGCACCAGCTTGCTGGCCCAGGGCTTCGCGGCCGACTCCGCCGTGGACCGGGCCCGCGCCCAGGCCGCGGGTGAGTTCATCACCTTCGCGGCCGTGGCGGGCGCGTCACTGGCTGCCGGCGCGCTCTACGCCAGCCAGGGCTGGGCAGCAGTCAATCTGCTGGTGCTGCCGCTGCTGGCCTTGGCTGTGGGCGCCACCCTGTGGCAGCGGCAGGTGCAGCAGCGCGCCGGCCGGCTGGCGGCGAGCGCTTAA
- a CDS encoding Lrp/AsnC family transcriptional regulator, whose amino-acid sequence MISKNQTSVKTLESQEGAPAGAPGAATGLDRYDIAILQALQRDARLSNAELATRIGLSAAPTWRRVKWLEEQGFITGYRAEIDRRKVGLGVLAFVRVDADRNNGASTKVLEEALRQLPEVISCHYISGTGTFELQVMATDLDAFSRFTIDTLLHLPNVKDVHTRFSLGEVKAAGVTPLGHLGAA is encoded by the coding sequence ATGATTTCGAAAAATCAAACTTCAGTAAAAACCCTTGAGTCGCAGGAAGGGGCGCCGGCTGGTGCGCCCGGCGCAGCCACGGGCCTGGATCGCTACGACATCGCCATCCTGCAAGCCCTGCAGCGCGACGCGCGTTTGTCGAATGCCGAGCTGGCCACCCGCATCGGCCTGTCAGCGGCGCCGACCTGGCGGCGCGTCAAATGGCTGGAGGAGCAGGGCTTCATCACCGGCTACCGGGCGGAGATCGACCGTCGCAAGGTAGGTCTAGGCGTGCTGGCCTTTGTGCGGGTGGATGCCGACCGCAATAACGGCGCCTCCACCAAGGTGCTGGAAGAGGCGCTGCGCCAGCTGCCCGAGGTGATCAGCTGCCACTACATCTCAGGCACTGGCACCTTCGAGCTGCAGGTGATGGCCACCGACCTGGACGCGTTTTCCCGCTTCACCATCGACACCTTGCTGCACCTGCCCAATGTGAAGGACGTGCACACCCGCTTTTCTCTGGGCGAGGTGAAGGCGGCCGGGGTGACGCCGCTGGGGCATTTGGGCGCGGCCTAG
- a CDS encoding VirK/YbjX family protein, with the protein MNSKPVALKPKDRAKILIGSLLHPRQTRRWLQFVGQNEILQDKLAQFPFAHSKIYRPYLSNRLSCAKRVDVLIAHYRFLSDFGLSDWVRDASQQPQPLVQLECKSGASMALELSAIHEGHREGELCLRLVYKGEYIFAASLVVFEEDGQPCLMLGRLQGKATDQARELVREATKDLYSTRPAGLLVLAARHFAHLLGCSKVLLVSNHNRISINLWRRWHITSNYDQMWTEMEAVQRADGNYELSALDKPFIDIEAIASKKRSEARKKLALLEAMFEGLALSLNTARSSNAKA; encoded by the coding sequence ATGAACTCAAAACCGGTTGCCCTCAAGCCCAAGGATCGCGCCAAGATTCTCATCGGCAGCCTTTTGCACCCGCGGCAAACGCGGCGCTGGCTGCAGTTCGTCGGCCAGAACGAGATCCTGCAAGACAAGCTGGCGCAGTTCCCCTTCGCGCACAGCAAGATCTACCGCCCCTATTTGTCGAACCGCCTGAGCTGCGCCAAGCGGGTTGATGTCTTGATTGCGCATTACCGCTTCCTGAGCGACTTCGGTCTGAGCGACTGGGTGCGTGACGCCTCGCAGCAGCCGCAGCCCTTGGTGCAGCTGGAGTGCAAGTCCGGCGCCAGCATGGCGCTGGAGCTGAGCGCCATTCACGAAGGTCACCGTGAAGGCGAGTTGTGCCTGCGCTTGGTCTACAAGGGTGAGTACATTTTTGCCGCTTCCCTGGTGGTGTTCGAAGAAGACGGGCAGCCCTGCCTGATGCTGGGTCGCCTGCAAGGCAAGGCCACCGATCAGGCCCGCGAGTTGGTGCGCGAAGCCACCAAAGATCTCTACAGCACCCGCCCGGCCGGCTTGCTGGTGCTGGCGGCCAGGCATTTCGCCCATTTGCTGGGCTGCTCAAAAGTGCTGCTGGTCAGCAACCACAACCGCATCAGCATCAATCTGTGGCGGCGCTGGCACATCACCTCCAATTACGACCAGATGTGGACGGAGATGGAGGCGGTGCAGCGTGCTGACGGCAATTACGAGCTGAGCGCGCTGGACAAGCCCTTCATCGACATTGAGGCCATCGCCTCCAAAAAGCGCTCGGAAGCGCGTAAGAAGCTGGCCCTGCTGGAAGCGATGTTCGAAGGCCTGGCGCTCAGCCTGAACACGGCGCGCAGCAGCAACGCAAAAGCCTAG
- a CDS encoding substrate-binding periplasmic protein, with the protein MAFGEKIPPFCFPTSDTGIELEVMREALAFKGHQLKPRYFPFARIPVAFRDGTVDAAMTDLGQDLSAAGAHYGAPAVTYDNVLISLSRRQLKILKPADLNGLSVVSFVGAIKRYPEWLEPVRRAGRYVEINDQSAQVKTLMLGRYDVVLSDRNIFKYFALQLKREGVALQPVDETSFVKLNPQDYRPLFRDAQVRDDFNQGLKQLKESGRLQAIYDKYLKE; encoded by the coding sequence ATGGCCTTCGGCGAGAAGATTCCGCCCTTCTGCTTTCCCACGAGCGACACCGGCATCGAGCTTGAAGTGATGCGTGAGGCGCTGGCCTTTAAGGGGCACCAGCTCAAGCCCCGTTACTTTCCATTTGCGCGGATTCCGGTAGCCTTTCGGGACGGCACGGTGGATGCGGCCATGACGGACTTGGGCCAGGACCTGAGCGCCGCCGGTGCCCATTACGGCGCCCCGGCCGTCACCTACGACAACGTCCTCATCAGCCTGAGCCGGCGCCAGCTCAAGATCCTCAAGCCGGCCGATCTGAATGGTTTGAGCGTGGTCTCTTTCGTCGGCGCCATCAAGCGCTACCCCGAGTGGCTGGAGCCGGTGCGCCGCGCCGGGCGTTATGTGGAGATCAATGACCAGTCGGCCCAGGTCAAGACCTTGATGCTGGGCCGCTACGACGTGGTGCTCAGCGACCGCAATATCTTCAAATACTTCGCCCTGCAGCTCAAGCGAGAGGGCGTCGCGCTTCAGCCCGTCGATGAAACTTCTTTCGTCAAGCTCAATCCGCAGGACTACCGCCCGCTCTTTCGCGACGCCCAAGTGCGTGACGATTTCAACCAGGGCTTGAAGCAGCTCAAGGAGTCGGGGCGCTTGCAGGCCATCTACGACAAATACCTGAAGGAATAG
- a CDS encoding glycosyltransferase family 4 protein yields MQKKVRVLHLLYALGVGGAERRVLRLGLGLDADRYDIHALSLRPVEGATLPWPPERHTYFPIPSGLHRDRLLGLARFMREGQFDVVHTHNWATMFYGVLAAKLARVPVVLHGEHGRNERDRAGFPLRREIAAATLARLATRVVAVNESIAADVQGRWKLPSSRIVCVPNGVDLGRFKPRSERGPDTGRDADEFVIGTIARFDAIKNLPCLIRAFERLVQAQPQLKLRLVLVGAGPEQEALSQLARQGAAASKIDFVGETATPEQWYPRFDLFANTSHSEGMSNSVLEAMACGVPIVASAIAGNLCWLHDGANALFFPSDDDAALAAHLQRFATEPGLAQRMGAENLRRVHAEYDNSFFLQRYDMLYQSLLK; encoded by the coding sequence ATGCAAAAAAAAGTACGCGTGCTGCACCTGCTGTATGCCTTGGGAGTGGGCGGTGCCGAGCGCCGGGTGCTGCGGCTGGGCCTTGGGCTTGATGCCGACCGGTATGACATCCATGCCCTGAGCTTGCGACCTGTGGAGGGGGCCACCTTGCCTTGGCCGCCCGAGCGCCATACCTATTTCCCCATTCCCTCCGGCCTTCATCGTGACCGTCTGCTGGGCTTGGCGCGCTTCATGCGCGAGGGGCAATTCGATGTGGTGCACACCCACAACTGGGCCACCATGTTTTACGGCGTGCTGGCGGCCAAGCTGGCGCGGGTGCCGGTGGTGCTGCACGGTGAGCATGGCCGTAATGAACGGGATCGCGCCGGTTTCCCGCTGCGGCGTGAGATCGCGGCGGCCACGCTGGCGCGCTTGGCGACCCGTGTGGTGGCGGTCAATGAGTCGATTGCGGCGGACGTGCAGGGGCGCTGGAAACTGCCTTCTAGTCGCATCGTCTGCGTGCCCAATGGCGTGGATCTCGGCCGCTTCAAGCCGCGCAGCGAGCGCGGCCCCGACACCGGTCGCGATGCTGACGAATTCGTCATCGGCACGATTGCTCGTTTTGATGCCATCAAGAATCTGCCTTGCTTGATTCGTGCTTTTGAGCGCCTGGTGCAGGCTCAGCCACAACTCAAGTTGCGATTGGTTCTGGTCGGCGCCGGGCCGGAACAAGAGGCGCTCTCGCAACTGGCCCGCCAGGGTGCTGCGGCCAGCAAGATCGATTTCGTGGGGGAGACCGCAACGCCGGAGCAGTGGTATCCCAGGTTCGATCTGTTCGCCAACACCTCGCATTCGGAAGGCATGAGCAATTCGGTGCTGGAGGCCATGGCCTGCGGCGTGCCGATTGTGGCCTCCGCGATTGCCGGCAACCTCTGCTGGCTGCACGATGGCGCCAACGCGCTGTTCTTCCCGTCTGACGACGACGCGGCTTTGGCGGCGCATTTACAGCGATTCGCAACCGAGCCTGGGCTGGCTCAGCGCATGGGCGCAGAAAATCTGCGCCGCGTCCATGCTGAGTATGACAACAGCTTCTTCCTGCAGCGGTATGACATGCTGTACCAGAGTCTTTTGAAGTAG
- a CDS encoding phospholipase D-like domain-containing protein has protein sequence MSAMSTKPRWRSLGLRLSVVLLTLFLAACAGTAPPPPKLPPAYAMAPQDSGVWAQTESQVAAQHGSDASGFRLLEKNSEGLKWRLALIDQAKHSLDLQYYVWFGDASGQLLMARVIAAAERGVKVRLLFDDLSTMLRHMTAPELRDEMLAYIDSHPNIQVRTFNAWQNRDWIGRIAEGTRDFSRINRRMHNKQMVVDNRVAIIGGRNIGDEYFGLNSEFNFHDLDVMGVGPVARQASAVFDRYWNSDWVRPIPSSSAARSQGRITAAAIELPEAAAAHPAMQDLLAGRHSWTAEQQQLSASLAPGRSVVHTDSPSRAEGVRNHTPEAFRALMRSAQKEVLITNAYIIPDANFMQDLADLAARGVRVRILTNSLASHDVPAVNAHYEDWRAPILKTGAELHELRPDPTIKTDWVDTAPVRSGFAGLHTKAMVIDRARSFIGSMNLDPRSEVINSEMGVIIDSPALAATLAQRMERDMSSANSWRLAFNAAQAVVWHGEQQVLEQAPARSHWQRLQSWFFKLMPSSYY, from the coding sequence ATGAGCGCCATGTCGACCAAGCCGCGATGGCGCAGCCTTGGCTTGCGGCTTTCTGTCGTCCTGCTCACCCTGTTCTTGGCGGCCTGCGCCGGGACGGCACCACCGCCCCCCAAGCTGCCGCCCGCCTACGCGATGGCGCCGCAGGACTCCGGCGTTTGGGCGCAAACCGAAAGCCAAGTGGCCGCGCAGCACGGCAGCGACGCCTCCGGATTCCGCTTGCTGGAGAAGAACTCGGAAGGCCTGAAGTGGCGCCTGGCCCTGATCGACCAGGCCAAGCACAGCCTGGACCTGCAGTACTACGTCTGGTTTGGCGACGCCAGCGGTCAGTTGCTGATGGCGCGGGTGATCGCCGCGGCCGAGCGGGGCGTGAAGGTACGCCTGCTCTTCGATGACCTGAGCACCATGCTGCGCCATATGACGGCGCCGGAGTTGCGCGACGAGATGCTGGCCTATATTGACTCGCACCCAAATATTCAAGTCCGTACCTTCAACGCCTGGCAGAACCGCGACTGGATCGGCCGGATTGCCGAAGGCACGCGCGATTTCAGCCGCATCAACCGCCGCATGCACAACAAGCAGATGGTGGTGGACAACCGCGTGGCCATCATCGGCGGGCGCAATATCGGTGATGAGTATTTCGGCCTGAACAGCGAATTCAACTTCCATGATCTGGATGTGATGGGCGTCGGCCCGGTCGCTCGCCAGGCCAGCGCCGTCTTCGATCGCTACTGGAACAGCGACTGGGTGCGGCCGATTCCAAGCAGCAGCGCCGCGCGCAGCCAAGGCCGCATCACCGCCGCCGCCATTGAGTTGCCCGAGGCCGCTGCCGCACACCCCGCCATGCAGGACTTGCTGGCCGGGCGCCACAGCTGGACGGCTGAGCAGCAGCAACTAAGCGCGTCCCTGGCGCCGGGGCGCAGCGTGGTGCACACCGACTCGCCCTCGCGGGCCGAAGGCGTTCGCAACCATACGCCCGAGGCCTTCCGGGCCTTGATGCGCTCGGCGCAGAAGGAAGTGCTGATCACCAATGCCTACATCATCCCGGATGCCAACTTCATGCAAGACCTGGCGGACTTGGCTGCGCGCGGCGTGCGCGTGCGCATCCTGACCAATTCGCTGGCCTCGCATGATGTGCCGGCCGTCAACGCACACTACGAAGACTGGCGCGCACCGATTCTGAAGACCGGTGCCGAGCTGCACGAGTTAAGACCTGACCCCACGATCAAAACCGACTGGGTCGATACCGCGCCGGTGCGCTCGGGCTTTGCCGGGCTGCACACCAAGGCCATGGTGATCGACCGCGCGCGCAGCTTCATCGGCTCGATGAATCTGGACCCGCGCTCCGAGGTCATCAACTCCGAGATGGGCGTGATCATCGACAGCCCCGCCCTGGCCGCCACCCTGGCGCAGCGCATGGAGCGCGATATGAGCAGCGCCAACAGCTGGCGGCTGGCTTTCAATGCCGCGCAAGCCGTCGTCTGGCATGGCGAGCAGCAGGTACTGGAACAAGCCCCCGCACGCAGCCACTGGCAGCGCCTGCAGAGCTGGTTCTTCAAGCTGATGCCGTCCAGCTATTACTGA
- a CDS encoding GlxA family transcriptional regulator gives MPETQANTAARRSRVIVLLAYEGCQSLDVTGPWEVFTKAAQFSAREGQAPAYRLILASPKGGTVRCNSGLSWADSVPIAELRGSIDTLLVAGGDEQAFDTGGTAHALLPWLRRKARVVRRVGSVCTGAFALAGAGLLEGRRATTHWRSCAALARQYPGIALEPDAIFVADPPFYSSAGISAAIDLALALVEADLGQAVALAVARDLVLYLRRPGGQSQFSAGLQAQTRASHRFRDLLSWMHEHPQADLGVAELAQRVAMSERHFARQFRQETGQTPARFVEAMRLDCAKSHLEQTPWPLARVAHKAGFGSVDSLQRSLKRHAGITPEQYRQRFSRQA, from the coding sequence ATGCCCGAAACTCAAGCCAACACGGCCGCTCGGCGCAGCCGCGTCATCGTGCTGCTGGCCTACGAGGGCTGCCAGTCGCTCGACGTGACGGGCCCCTGGGAGGTCTTCACCAAGGCCGCGCAGTTCAGCGCCCGCGAGGGCCAAGCACCGGCTTACCGGCTGATCTTGGCCTCGCCCAAGGGCGGCACGGTGCGCTGCAACTCGGGGCTGAGCTGGGCCGACTCCGTCCCCATTGCCGAGCTGCGCGGCAGCATCGACACCTTGCTGGTGGCAGGCGGCGACGAGCAGGCCTTCGATACCGGCGGCACGGCCCATGCCCTGCTGCCCTGGCTGCGCCGCAAGGCCCGGGTGGTGCGGCGCGTCGGCAGCGTGTGCACGGGTGCATTTGCTTTGGCGGGCGCGGGTTTGTTGGAGGGCCGGCGCGCCACCACGCATTGGCGCTCCTGCGCGGCCTTGGCGCGGCAATACCCTGGCATTGCGTTGGAGCCCGACGCCATCTTTGTGGCCGACCCGCCGTTCTACAGCTCGGCCGGCATCTCGGCCGCGATTGATCTGGCCCTGGCCTTGGTGGAGGCCGATCTGGGTCAGGCGGTGGCACTCGCGGTGGCGCGTGACCTGGTGCTGTACTTGCGCCGGCCGGGCGGGCAATCGCAGTTTTCAGCCGGCCTGCAGGCGCAGACGCGGGCCAGCCATCGCTTCCGGGATCTGCTGAGCTGGATGCATGAACATCCGCAAGCTGACTTGGGCGTGGCGGAATTGGCCCAGCGCGTGGCCATGAGCGAGCGCCACTTTGCGCGCCAGTTCCGGCAGGAAACCGGGCAGACCCCGGCGCGCTTTGTGGAGGCGATGCGGCTGGACTGCGCCAAAAGCCATCTGGAACAAACGCCCTGGCCGCTGGCCCGGGTGGCGCACAAGGCCGGCTTCGGTTCGGTGGACAGCTTGCAGCGCAGCCTCAAGCGCCATGCCGGCATCACGCCGGAGCAATACCGGCAGCGCTTTTCCAGGCAGGCCTAG